In Malus sylvestris chromosome 15, drMalSylv7.2, whole genome shotgun sequence, a single genomic region encodes these proteins:
- the LOC126602838 gene encoding uncharacterized protein LOC126602838, producing MIDGHSSRNGGNDSSGSNGGGGCSGGSDGGANSGMCWLSWSYVSVDNDNNDGGNDSCGCDGNGGSCGNGGGDGVGDNSIDGGSSGGGNGGSAVMVVMVVTMMVVMTVVEVVVMAVVVVVTKMMVAMTMMV from the exons ATGATAGATGGACATAGTAGTAGGAATGGGGGCAACGACAGCAGTGGTAGTAATGGAGGTGGTGGTTGCAGTGGAGGAAGTGATGGTGGTGCTAATAGTGGGATGTGTTGGTTGAG TTGGAGTTATGTTAGTGTCGACAATGATAACAATGATGGTGGTAATGATAGTTGTGGTTGTGATGGCAATGGTGGTAGTTGTGgtaatggtggtggtgatggtgttgGCGATAACAGCATCGATGGTGGTAGTAGTGGTGGTGGCAATGGCGGCAGTGCGGTGATGGTAGTGATGGTGGTGACAATGATGGTAGTGATGACAGTGGTGGAGGTTGTGGTTatggcggtggtggtggtggtgacaaAAATGATGGTTGCAATGACGATGATGGTGTAA
- the LOC126604490 gene encoding probable disease resistance protein At5g66900 isoform X1: MSLVSVGMGALRTSFQMLFDAVKSAQEENTMFQHLLGNIKSTLESLQPLIKDIEKYNSKEGRENYAIQMEEGAKLVQKCSKVGVWRKHTYTKKLNQLDKSLRRVFDVLKLQVMRDARETLVPLRNIETVLSRIEERLKIKNNQPEMVKCSSAVPEAPSVTVGLDLPLKELKVKLLKDEKVSMLVLTAAGGCGKTTLAKMFCQDQEVKDTFKNNIFFVNVSKKPNLDLIVHELYQRKGSELPAFENEDMAANWLQQFLMESRQNPLLFVLDDVWSGSESLLEKFDQFKFSNYKILVTSRFAFPRFGSPYHLAPLNDEDAMALFHYSASLEDKSSYTYEDLSRKIIKRCKGCPLAIALVGRSLRGQPIEIWQKRVVEWCKGSSILDSDKDLLACLQSSLDALDKEKVIIKECFLDLGSFPEDQRIAAAALIDMWAQLYGLDEEILTIANLHELTARSLANLVVTRHERETDGYYTEHFVTQHDMLRELAIHQASQDPIEHRKRLFINICGVKLPKWLTEQKYKAIKARLLSISTDGAFSAKWPNMQVPEAEVLVLNFQTKNYALPEFVEKMDKLKVLILNNYGLLPAELDNFELLGSLSNLKRIRLEHISVPSISKVLKQLKSLQKISFFMCDIGQGFVQILDALPNLVELNIDYCHDLVQLPANLCDLVHLKKLSITNCHKLSALPADIGKLVNLEVLRLRSCADLLELPGSIRNLEVLKFLDISDCFSIKELPEDIGAMCSMEKINVSQCSRLRELPASVMDLEQLNEVICDEETKTLWEPFSPFLTNMSIKVIKEDINLNWLNKLPS; the protein is encoded by the exons ATGTCTCTGGTTTCGGTCGGAATGGGTGCTCTGAGAACGTCATTTCAAATGCTGTTTGATGCTGTAAAATCAGCGCAGGAGGAGAATACAATGTTCCAACACCTACTCGGAAACATCAAATCCACACTGGAATCTCTACAACCACTTATCAAAGACATCGAAAAGTATAACTCCAAGGAGGGGCGGGAAAATTATGCAATACAGATGGAGGAAGGAGCAAAGCTTGTTCAAAAGTGCAGCAAAGTTGGCGTGTGGAGAAAACACACATACACCAAGAAGCTTAATCAACTGGACAAATCTCTTCGAAGAGTGTTTGATGTGCTTAAACTGCAGGTTATGAGGGATGCGAGGGAGACGTTGGTTCCTTTGAGGAATATCGAGACGGTGCTCTCTCGAATAGAAGAGAGATTGAAGATAAAAAATAACCAGCCTGAAATGGTTAAATGTTCGTCTGCGGTGCCTGAAGCGCCATCGGTTACAGTCGGGTTGGATTTGCCGTTGAAGGAGTTGAAGGTGAAGCTCCTTAAGGATGAAAAGGTGTCTATGCTTGTGCTGACCGCTGCTGGAGGATGCGGGAAAACCACCTTGGCTAAAATGTTTTgtcaagatcaagaagtcaaag ATACATTCAAGAACAACATCTTCTTTGTCAATGTCTCGAAAAAACCCAACTTGGACCTTATTGTACACGAACTATATCAACGGAAGGGGTCCGAGCTGCCTGCTTTCGAAAACGAAGACATGGCAGCTAACTGGTTGCAACAATTTCTGATGGAATCAAGACAAAATCCTCTACTGTTTGTCCTGGATGATGTTTGGTCAGGATCAGAGTCCCTTCTTGAGAAGTTTGATCAattcaagttttcaaattaCAAGATTTTGGTCACATCAAGATTTGCATTTCCAAGATTCGGTTCTCCTTATCATTTGGCACCATTGAATGATGAAGATGCAATGGCTCTTTTTCACTATTCTGCATCCTTGGAAGATAAGAGCTCTTATACTTACGAAGATCTTTCGAGAAAG ATTATCAAGCGCTGTAAGGGATGCCCACTTGCCATTGCATTGGTTGGGAGATCACTTCGTGGCCAGCCTATAGAAATCTGGCAGAAAAGAGTAGTGGAATGGTGCAAAGGTTCATCTATTCTTGATTCTGACAAGGATTTACTTGCTTGCCTCCAAAGCAGCTTAGATGCCTTGGATAAGGAGAAGGTTATCATCAAGGAATGTTTCCTCGATCTAGGTTCTTTTCCGGAGGACCAAAGAATTGCTGCTGCCGCTCTCATTGATATGTGGGCGCAGTTATATGGTCTAGATGAAGAAATTCTGACCATTGCCAACCTTCACGAGCTCACCGCTCGAAGTTTAGCTAATCTTGTTGTCACAAG ACATGAGAGGGAGACAGATGGCTATTACACTGAACACTTTGTCACCCAGCACGACATGCTTAGAGAGTTGGCGATCCATCAGGCGAGTCAAGACCCAATAGAACATAGGAAACGACTATTTATAAACATATGTGGGGTCAAACTTCCTAAGTGGTTGACAGAACAAAAGTATAAAGCGATCAAGGCTCGACTATTATCTATCTCAACAG ATGGAGCCTTCTCAGCAAAATGGCCAAACATGCAAGTACCCGAAGCAGAGGTTCTAGTTCTGAATTTTCAAACAAAGAACTATGCCTTACCTGAGTTTGTGGAGAAAATGGATAAACTAAAAGTTCTAATACTAAATAATTATGGTTTGTTACCTGCTGAACTAGATAATTTTGAACTACTTGGTTCGCTATCAAATCTTAAGAGAATTAGATTAGAACATATTTCAGTTCCTTCCATAAGCAAGGTCCTCAAACAGTTGAAAAGTTTGCAAAAGATATCTTTTTTCATGTGTGATATCGGCCAAGGTTTCGTCCAAATTTTAGATGCACTGCCAAATCTAGTGGAATTAAACATTGATTATTGCCATGATCTGGTGCAACTTCCTGCCAACCTATGTGACCTTGTTCACCTTAAGAAGCTTAGCATCACCAACTGTCATAAGCTATCTGCCTTGCCTGCAGACATTGGAAAGCTAGTCAATCTAGAAGTGTTGAGGCTTAGGTCATGTGCAGACTTGTTAGAGTTGCCAGGCTCGATTAGGAACcttgaagttttgaaatttCTCGACATATCCGATTGCTTTAGCATAAAGGAGTTGCCCGAGGACATTGGTGCAATGTGCAGCATGGAAAAGATCAACGTGAGCCAGTGTTCAAGACTGAGAGAGCTGCCTGCTTCTGTTATGGATCTTGAGCAGTTGAACGAAGTGATATGCGACGAGGAGACGAAAACCTTATGGGAACCCTTCTCGCCATTTCTCACAAACATGAGCATAAAGGTGATCAAAGAAGATATCAACCTAAATTGGCTCAACAAGCTTCCATCCTAA